ACGCTGACTGGTTCGACGCCTTCGCCCGTTAGGCGGAACTCCTGCCCAAAAGACTCGCCCCGCCGTGCGGGGACAAGCGGCAGCACTCCCTCCATAAGATGCCGACCAGCGGCGACACTATTCAAGAGGAGATATTCGTAAGCCAGCGCTTCGAGGGTCTCAACCGGAACGATAGGGATGCCGAGTCCGAGGGCCGCACCCTTGGCATATGAGAGACCTACCCGCAGCCCCGTGAACGAGCCCGGCCCAATCGAAACCGCTATGACCCGGACGGACGACCAATCGGCAGCAGCCTGATCCAGAACCGCCCGCACCAGCCCGGGCAGGACCTCATTGTGTCGCCTTTCGGACGCAACCGAGATGAGGGCTGCAGTCGGATCCCCCTGCCCGGCATCCGTCGCCATTAGCGCCACAGAGCAGATCGAGGTGGCTGTCTCAAGTGCCAGTAGATAGTTCCGTTGCAGTATCGTCAGCCTGTTCCTCGCAGTGTGGTGTCCCCCAACGCCCGCCGCTTGTTGCGGATTTCTTCGTTGTCGGGATCGATGTGAATCACGGTATGGAGCGGCCAGTCCATCCCCTCTGACAGGGTTCGCTCGATCCGGCGGAC
The sequence above is drawn from the Calditrichota bacterium genome and encodes:
- the tsaB gene encoding tRNA (adenosine(37)-N6)-threonylcarbamoyltransferase complex dimerization subunit type 1 TsaB, whose protein sequence is MALMATDAGQGDPTAALISVASERRHNEVLPGLVRAVLDQAAADWSSVRVIAVSIGPGSFTGLRVGLSYAKGAALGLGIPIVPVETLEALAYEYLLLNSVAAGRHLMEGVLPLVPARRGESFGQEFRLTGEGVEPVSVPGLMDASQVLNSTSSGRVAFGEGFEHLGIGGDERPVAASARAVGRLAQRRLVNVGMPSLDAAGIEMLEPHYLKEFTVLKAPFA